Below is a genomic region from Sander vitreus isolate 19-12246 chromosome 15, sanVit1, whole genome shotgun sequence.
TGGGGACATTGTGATGGCAATTATATTATTACACGAATAGTCAAGGAAATAACTGTGCAGTCAAGCctaatttttattattattattattattattattattattattattattattattattattattattagatagatTCATTAATCACTTACTTACAATCCATTTTGTTTCCATTATACATTTTGAGGTAATAAGGTGTAAATAGCAATACATAAGGTGATCAATTATCTGCCAAGcagaaaattaattaattaaacaatTACGAAACAATATACCATCTTGTTTTCAACGTTTATCGGTGAAAATTGTGAAAGGCTTTTGTAAAGGGACTGAATAGAGGTCAAAAGTTGTTCATTACTGCAGGGATAAAggtatttttttgtcaaatgagtagcaacaacacacacagttttctgCACCATCATGATGAACAAAGGAAGGTATAGGTACCTTAACAATCTCTAGCATTTCATTTTTGCTGATGGTTCCATTCCCGTCCACGTCGTACAGGGCAAAGGCCCACTCCAGCTTCTGCATAGTCTTTCCGCCAGATGTGAGGTGCAGAGCGACGATGTACTCCTTAAAGTCCAAAGTGCCATCTGCATTGGTGTCGAAACTCCTGAACACGTGCCGTGCGTACTTTGTGGGGTCTGCATTTGGGAAGAAGCTGGCATAGATGCCTTCAAACTGCTGCTTGCTGATCTTCCCGCTGGGACACTCCTTCAGGAAGGACTGGTACCAGGTGCAGAGCTCGGACTCTGAATATTTCGTGTTGGATTTCAGATCCTGCAGGAGTTCTTTTGACAAAGCGCTGCTCTTATTATTCCCCATCCTGTAGACTGACTCTCACAAAGGTGAAACTTCttattgtctctctgtcttcttgCTTTCCTGTGGTTGGGGTTAAAACCTCAGTGACACTCGTTCAAGTCACTCTGCCTAATATTCACCCTGGCCGCCCCTCAAGGTGCCAAATGGGATTATTGTTATCACTAcctaaatccagacagctgtcTTGAAGATTAAGGGGATAACCATGTCACCACTATGTCACCTTTTTGAAGACACAGTTAAATACTGGAGGTATAAGAGGATTAAACACAGGTGGCTAACAACATCTGGGGGGTCCTTTTATGCCTTTTGCAGCATTATTGCTTAAACTGCAATCCCATCTGCTATCCCTGGGCTTAATAACTCTCTGTGATGTTACATCAGACtacacataaaaacatgattGGTAATGGAAGTATCAAGCTAGATTTGTCTTAATGTAGCCACTATACCCTGCTTCTTACCATCCACCATCACTTCCAATCACactatttgtgtttgttttaacacAGTCCATTAATGCAGTCCattgttttactttattttgagATACGTCTTACTTAATGCACCAGAATATTATTATCAACTTCACGTATATCTGTACTAAGAAACCTTTATTTTATGTTCTCGGGGTCGTGGTGATGCCTCTTTGTGGTGTGGGCTGCTACTCCACAATGAATAGGATGAGATTATCTGTGTCTCCAATGTAATAGTCTCAGGCCAGATTACAAGACCATCTGCTGCAGTGGTGCCAAAACCACATCACAGGGACTCGCAAGTGAAGGCAATTAATGAATTGGGGTGGGATGTGTTGTGTAATGGCAGAGTGGTGGTAATCCTTTAGTACCAAGATAACAACTACAAGACAGAGGTGTTGCATGTCCTCCACTGTTGATTATAATTGATGATTGATAATTGATCCACtacaatgtgtgattaatttgtATTGTAGTGAGGTTAAATGAGACCTATCCCCACATTAAAGTAGTCAGGATAAAGGTGAGAGGAAATCTGTGTACTGAAAGATACGGTGGCAGAGACGgttcaacaaaaatacaaaagctacaacacaaacacaaaagctacaacacaaacacaaaagctacaacactaacgcaaaagctacaatactaacgcaaaagctacaacacaaacgcaaaagctacatcACAAATACATAAGCGACAACGGAAGTGAGTGACAACGGAAGTGAGCGTGTTGTTGACAAACAGAGCCTGCGGATGAGCAGGAGGAAAGTTCTTGTATGTTTGAGAAGTAAGTGAAACATGGTTCCTTGCTAATTATGATTACTGTCGCTACGTGATTGTCACAAATAAGCAATGTTGttcaatatcttttttattttcatatgtatGTACTCTGCCATTTAGGCTACGAAGCTACAGCTATAACATCTAAATGGTGCCCAGCGTCTTTTAAAGCATGAGTGCTACGTTTAAAGTCTATAGTTTGTCACGTTTAGTGAAACTGTTTAaatcacacaaatatatatccCACTGTTACGTGCCTATAACTTGTTAACCATATATATCTGGTTATTGATCAGTTCCCAGCAGCAAATTCCCTCGGTACGGTTGGtttggaaaatgtgtgtgtgtgtgtggttatggtTACGGTAAacagatgtttaaagtgaatgctAATTGTGTTACCTTCAATATGCTGCCTATTACAGTGTTTGGGGCGTAATATGTCATACATACACGGTCTATGTTCACGGTCATACACGGTTGGTCTGAATAAAATAAAcccagaattttaaccatgaccTTGCTTCATGCTTGGTTTTGTTGCATGTCCTCAGTCTTACCCTACaaataggcacacacacacacacacacactttccttaATAGCCTAAATGGCAGAGTACATACGAAAAtacattgcttatttgtgaCAATCACATAGGGACAGTAATCATAATTAGAAAGGAACCATGTTTCACTTACTTCTCAAACATACAATAACTTTCCTCCTGCTCATCCGCAGGCTCCGTTTGTCAACAACACGCTCACTATCGTTGTCACTCACTTCCGTTGTcgcttatgtatttgtgttgtagcttttgcgtttgtgttgtagcttttttatttgtgttgtagcttttgcgtttgtgtttaagcttttgcgtttgtgttgtggcttttgtatttgtgttgaacgGTCTCGGCCACCGTAGAAACGTGCAGGAGGCAAATATTGAGGATCAATGGGGGCCAATTGGTTTTTCTCTACTAGGAAGTGGATATTGTTCTCTTTTTTCCAATGCTGGGAGCATCTATCTAAAACTTGGAATACAGTATCTACGAAACGCCAAATAATTTCTTAGTCTTTCAAATATCATCACATATACTTTTACACAATCACATAACATTTAGGTTTTATTATAAAATGCACACAATGTCAGGCATCTCTGTCTCAGGGAAAAAGCAAATGTTCAGATGCCCCCCCCACCTGGCAggtatatattatgtatataaaaaaaaagagtccagCAAATATTCACTGTACAACAGGCTTACTTCTTCATTAAGTGGAACACTAGACTTATTTGTCCTGTGTTTATACTTTTATTACATGGAAGCTAATGTTCAGGATAATCTCTTTGTGTTCAGTGGAATTACTTGGTTAGATGCTGGCTACGACTCAAAGTACTGCTCTCAAGTTTAAAGAATAACCTACTTGACAATGAATCAATATTTATGGATGCAAATACTTTTCTTGAAAAAAGCGCTAAGACTCTGTTCACACACATCAGACCGTCATACCCATTTCTGACTTGCTTAATTCTTTTGTGTaacatttgttttctgtcttaatCGACTATGGGGAGCAAAGGTTCTCCAGTATTAAATAGATTCTATACACACTAGGTATACATTTTCTTGGCTCATAGCAGTTTATTTATACTGTCGAACACAAAAACAATTTCTATTAAGTCCCATTTAATAGGTTTGTGGTAGTCTTAGTGGGATATTATTTAACAGGGCCTTAAAAGGACATTTAGATTGTTTGGGTGTAAATTGTGTTGGAGATATCAGCCATAGAGATGTTTGCCTTCTCTCAAATACaatggaactagatggcactcggcttgtggtgctcaaagcgccaaaaaaaatacatttgaaaaacagcaATGTTTCTTACCAGAATTCATGATCTGGTTACTTAAGATAATCTACagacctggttgtgagcagtttcatgtaggaactattttctttctaccaaaCTACACCCGCCAACACTTTGGTTCGGACTGAAATATCTTGAgaactgttggatggatggccatgacattttgtccacacattcatatttcccagaggatgaatcttaCTAAcgttggtgatcctctgacttttcctcaagcgccaccatgaggttgacatttgtgattttaagaaaaatgtctcaacaactattcgATGGGTCGCCATGAAATGTGTTTGACGTTCCCCTTCAAGATGAATGACTTTGGTggtcccttgtgttgtcttcccgtcaaccttgaaaaaaacgttttttacgacttttttttcacagtttgtttttgctttgcaaCGTCTTAAATTTTAAaattttcttctacacattttcagcgcttatttctacgtcccattttttctgatataaaacaaaaattaaaaacgggccaatgtgacccgaagtcaacacaagggttaactttTCCCTCTAGCATCACCGTGAGGTCAACttttaaattggtccagtaCTGGTCAGAGCTATGACCAAATGGTACaaaacattcccatcagcctcaactgtactttgtgtttagcgcTAATTAGCGAATATCTGCATGCTCACACGcttaactaagatggtgaacgtGGTAaatattatacctgctaaacaacagcatgttagcattgtcattttgagcatgttagcatgctgatgtttagcgtTTAGTGGAGGACTCTAAGTCTTGTTTCTTGTTAACCTTCTTCAACCTGTCTGATTTATCTTGCCAATAaccaggttgagaaccactatCTTAATGCCTCTTAGTGTCATCAGATTATTTACCTGCTCGTCCATTTGCCCTATTTTTGAATCTCAGACAAAACCTTCTAATATTAGCAAGACTTATGAATCTCACCTCTGCATTTCAGcttttaaaattacattaattTGCGTGCAGTAAATTACAGTTCAAACCAAAGGTGACACGTTTGTTACAGAGAGTCCGAGCTGCAGAATCTCATGACAAGTTTACAAAGTGTGATGGAAAATCATCCAGGGGAAAAGACAAATGTACCAGAGTAAAGGCAGCAGATGTTTTCTCCTAACATCTGTCATCTCCTTCACATACTTATGTAAGTAATTTGTCTTCATTTTGCGAGGCGTATCCCACATCAGCAGGCTATTCGACATGAAGAGATTTGTCCTGGATGCACACACATTATGGATGGATTTTCATATGAGACTGTACGCATTATGTCACGGGTCAGCGATTGTAAAACAGGCACTGGCTGCAGTTGCTTGGAGATAGGCTTCGgcataaaatgcaaaaaaatctgGGAAATGTAAACTTGTACTGGATTATAAGCTCATAGTAATCTTTTTTATTAATATGATGAAATCTGCTATGAAATCTGCAATGTAATTTGCCATTTGTAATGGATAATATTGCAGGAAAAGCTTTGAAGAAGGGGAGGAGCGAGGATGGGGTTGGACGAGCAGCAAAGAGTTCAAATAAAGCAGAGAAAAGCAAAGACTGCCATGGGTTTCTATTGTCCCTGGGGAAGTGGAAAGAATGAATGGTTTAATCAAGGTGGCGCTGCATCATCAGAGCCGGCGGAGGGATGTACAGTACAGAATCCTCACCCAAGGAGCCCCAACAAGATTATGAAGATTTGATATATCTGCAGGCAGGCGAAACACGGTGGCTACATATCAAAAGCCAGGATTAGTTGCCTTTTCATTTCATGTCCTCTGGCCTGGCCTCGACCATGAGGCTAGAGCACGGGCGGCGGGCTTCTCTGGCGATCACCCTCAACTTTGTGGCGTTTGCTTTTGCCTTATCAGCGGTGACCACCAGCTACTGGTGTGAGGGGACCAGGAAGGTGCCCAAACCCTTCTGCACAGGACCGCCGCTGAAGGTGAAGCAGTGGTTCTGCATCCGCTTCAACAGCTCTAACATCAACGACAGCCGGTTGGTCCAGTACATCTTTgagagtggagaggagaagTTTCTTTTGAGGAAGTTCCACACGGGAATATTTTTCTCCTGTGAGCAGGCTGCCGATATGAACGGTAAGTGTGACGATGACCCTTCAGCTTCAGCTAGCCGttcaaaaacaggaagtgatggTGGAGGAGGCAACAATCGGACTCTTTTGTCAATCTACATGTTCTAAATGTGAACAGAGTTCATTGGTGAATACACTGAACATGTTTTATGTACAGAAACATAACTTTGTATGTATATCATTAGACAAGTGGAGACCTTCACACAGTATCCAATTTATGTCTGTACACCATAGAGATTCTCTGAACTTTGAATTATTATTTCCGAGATTTACaggcaaaaaaaagtattcaatgTAAAGGCACAGTTGGGATAAAATTACTTAACATGTGAAGCAACtgtattttagttttgtttacattttgctgCTGTATTTGTGCATATAAATGGTGAAACAATATTCTCTACAACCTTGAACTGTTCTATAATaatatttggtaacactttacaataagttacacaaaaaaataggtagttaatgattagttactgtttttgaaagagtaacgaatgattagttactgtttttcagaagggtagttactgttttttgaaagagtaactaatcattcgttactctttcaaaaaacagtaactacccttctgaaaaacagtaactaatcattaactacctattttgttgtgtaccgtattgtaaagtgttaccgtttTCCTCTTACTGTCACCAGGTTTAATCACAATTAAAGTCAAAGCTAAACCTCACGAAACAGAACGTAACATGTACTTACAAATTAAGATGCATCAGAACAAGTTTACCTCCAGTCTGGATCTTTAGGCAGCAAAAGGTACTCAGatatttacagtaaagttaATGTAGCAATACCATGTAAAAGTGCAAAAGTATTAGCATGAAAATAGTGAAGAAGTTTTAAGGATTTGCATGCAACTTAGAGACAAACTGACTTTCACCAATATGACCATTATATGCAAGGCAGTTTCTCAGGcatacaaactgaaaaaaaaagaccaactcCGAAACTTTTTTTGTGGTTTAATCAATTCACATCTAGACTTCTGTGTCTGAAATTATTGGAATAATGAAGCATACCTTCAGTTTTAAACTGGATATGCCCTGAAAACCAGGTTTAATTTGTGCAATAGACTATTAGggatgctgtaaaaaaaaagaaagaaaagtaagtagtaatattttcagaaaaaatgtcataatgttTCCTGAAAAAAAGTGGTAATATTTCCAGAGAAAAGTTGTAATATTATGAGaaattttttttccagaaaagaATGTTTTCCAGAAAAAATTCAGAATGAATTGGGTTACTTTGAGAGAAAAATGTTGTGTAAGATTAAATTGATTAGATTACGTGTATATGTTTAAACAGTTCCTGACCATACCACAGTCTACAGTTACTATTTCTTCTTGAAATGACTTGTTTGTATAACTATTTCAATTTGTCCTGTACACTTCAAATGAATTAATTTCCATTAACTCGTAACATAACCAAGAGAGTCACTATATGCCTACAGATAAGCTTACAATTCAACATACTGGTATAtaagaaataaagttgccaATAAATGAATGACACATAAATAAGTCTTATTATCTCTATATTTAGTAGCAAATTAAATTGTTTCTTCAAAGGAACTTGATAGGGAATTGTTAGGAAATTACAGCCCTGTAAATACCTAAAGTGTCAGTTCTttcatcaacaacaacagctTACTGTAATTTTACTATATTTCTTTCTTGCAGGGTTTGACTGTCGAGACTTCTCAGAGATTGCACCAGAACATGAAAGAGGTAAAATGATGAAAGTTTGACATCTGTAAACTATGAGCGGATGTGTTGTTTGAAAGTTTTACTGTAAATTgttgagagaaagaaaattgTGTGATCCATTCCTGAAACATCATTCAGAAGAACGTGTTACAGCACAAACATGGCTACCTAAATTTCATTATTTACCTAGACTCCTACTGTAGTccaagaaacaagacatatctAGTGTTAACTATCAACCAGTGCCAAATGTAAGGAACAGGAATGCACTAGTTTTGATTGGGTTATAAAAATGGTGATAAAGCATTGTTTACAAATTCAGTATAGAAGCACAAAACAGGATTTCTCAGAAATAAAGTGTTATTCCCTTTTAGttttaagatagatagatagatagatagacagacagacagataaatagATCCCATCTTTACAAGCATGTTATGATAAACTAGCATCAGTAGCATCAGCTGCTGCCCGGATTCTTTGAATCTGTCCCATCCCAGCCGATCAGATTCAGATGTACAGACCTAAAAGGAGCAGACCTGTTGTAGCCACATCCCTTCAGGCAACAGGGATTATTCAATAGGGACAGGGTATTATGAGGACAACACAACTcaattctgtctctctctctctctctctctctctctctctctccccccccccctgtttCCTGTGTTCCCAGGGGTCCTGTGGTTGTGTATCGTGGCTGAGAGTCTGTACCTCACCCTGCTCTTTACAGGCGGGGCTCTGATGATCCTGGAGCAGTGCCCTTGCTTCAGTATCATGAACAAATTGAAGCTCAGTGCCTTCGCTGCCTTGTGCACTGCCCTGTCAGGTAACGCTGCTGTTCTTCTTTTCTATCACTGTCATCAAACAGATGAGTTGTAACAGCAGGTGGGATGTTGGCGTGGGTGTTTCTACTGGTTTTGAGTGACAGCAGCTGATGCCAAGATAAAGCTGCAACGTGGGTCTGACTGGAGTTGCAGTTCTAAAAACACTGCTTAGAGGCAGAAATAATCTCACTGGTTGTGGTGGTAACTCCGGTGAGTATCAGTTAGCTTTTTGGCCTACTAGATACTGAATGTCCAAATGGTGATCTACTACAATAGCCCCACTCGGGTCCCAGAAGGTCCCGTAGACGAGCTTCAGGAAGAAGCTGCTCTTGGTTCAGTTAACCAGACGTACATTTGTCAAAACAACCAGTTCGTCTTTTCTCTTGTAAAAGTcaaagtcatgacaaaaaataaatttgtGTTGCTTGTCCAAGTTTGAGTGTTGCCCATTgtcacagcaacaaaaaaagcatgAGACCACCAAACCTCGTCccaaagaaaaaactaaataacaaaatatgAGAAAATATAACTTTTAGATGGAGTATGTTggccattaaaaaaatattttcatttatcCATTTAGAATTGTTTATTAATTAGCCAAGTTAATAATGTTACTTTGATTAATCACATTATAATTTGTTAAATGCATTAGTTAACAGATGATCATTATTTACTGAGAAAAACAATATTCTGCTGGCACTCTCAAGCTGACGTACTATCTAATTATCTGATTTAAACAAACTGTGATATTCTTCAGCTTCACCCACTGAGCTCAGTCACTGACATTATTTTTGCAGTTCTGCCTCTGAAACATCTTTCTGAGTTTCACACTGAGCGATGACCGCTGAGATCCCTCGCCTAAATCCAGCCAGGCTGAACCAATCAAAGGGGTGAAACCACAGTGTGACAGCCTGTAAATTATGTCAGCTTCAACTGGACACATGAGAACACAGTTTTCTAGCTTCATGCCATAAATCTGGATTAATCTATGTGGTTCCCTGAAAACAATGTGTGTATTCCATAAAGCTTCAgtttaatatgtatttatttgtgcagaagtacagtatatttatgcAACTGTAAAATGCTGCGTTCATCAAAGAAGAATCAACTCTGTGGGGTATTTTCATACAGACTATGTGTATTTTCCGTAAATTCCCCAAActaaatataacaaaaacataagaaaaactGTGTTATTGAagtgttattttttattctaaGAAATCTGTTCTATAAAAAGTCACATTGTTTTTAACACACTATAGTGTAGTTGTTGGCATTTACATTTGACTGTTCAGGAagacatattttatattattgaagAAGTCTCTTCAcacctaaatactgtatgtgacagGTGTGTCGGAGGAACAATCTCTGCACACTGTCTCGCTTACAACTGGAATATTTATGAATTCATATATAGAAGCTGCCTCAATTATCCAAACGTGAAAACATCATACTAAAGATTagaaaaatattattataactGTTTTGCTATATTGCCATTTATTGTCTGTTGTGCACTGATGGATGCACACAAGAGCAGTTGTAGTTGTTGACATTAATAAGCACATTGTAGTGTGTTATAAACAATGtattacatattttaataaatatcTTTGCTATAAATGAGTAAGAAAAGGAGCAGGGCAGCAGGTCAGGCGTTgacagtcagcagcagcagctaacaCACAGAGCAGCTAACTGCATCCATTCACTTCCTCAGAGGATTTGCTGGTTTGTGGACTAATCTGATTGGAGCCGGGGCAGAGGTTTTGGGCTCTGCACaaacccccccctctctcctctccattgCACCCATCCCCTGACTCCCAGTCCCATCCCCCCCTGTGGTTACAAGTTAATCCCAAGAAAAGAAGCTGTGGAGAGGCAGACTGCTGGATGAGAGGGTCAGGATCTGACAGAGAGGCCACTTCACCTCAAACAGAGTCTGTTTGAATATATCACATCCCAGTACAGTTGCAATACAGTTTTACTGTCAGTAAATATTTGTTTCCCTTAAAGATCTATCTTTATGTTTATTTGcaggtgaacatagtggagcattttgcAGCTAaggagacagatatttccctcagtagtcggtagagaccaaaaacagaactaaaagagagagaatattggGCTTACATTCATTAGGTGGACACaaagactccaaatgaatgatcatgttgctctgtaactgctggatgtgtaaataactGTTTGCTAACGAGTTCAACATATCAGTTTAAAACttcaatgttgtgttcacaacttgtttttCTGCTATCCCCAAGTGGCCAAGTAGTTATTGAAGACTTACGAAAACATTTGTTCGTTTCAGATGTCTCTTTCTGCTTATTTGCAAGAAAACTGCAACTGGCGTACTAGGGTTACGGTTACTGTACTTCAGCTCTTTTATGGAGATAAAGTTTATGAAGGTTGAATCTGTACCAGGTGATAATCAGCAGATAGTGTGTAACTGCTGTAAGTTTAAGGGATAGTTGGGACTTTTGGAAATGGGGTTGTCTGAGGTACTAggtatccatagtcagtgtattacctttAGTAGATGGCTGTCGGCATGCCCCCATAttagagaagcaggcaggagtgctgacacggaagctaagcaaatgtactgctgtggacgggggcagcagctacagtaaaattattttagacacctaaaaaaatcaatatcagtttaagtgtacaatatatttaaaatatgttcGCCCCTTTACCTtccgtcagacagccctttacaacgaggaactgaagctgttatagcgctctcttcaaagccaccagacacCTTTAACCAAAAACTCTCAGAACATGGAAGTTGCTGGTCTACTGCTGCCTGGAtctgttagttagttagtgttatTGTTTGACTTTGGTAAATctgaactaaccctttaaaacaccaaagatTAGAATCATATGCAAAACACATATTACTAAAGTAGTAAGTACTTTGTGTTGGGTATTCAGATGTACATATTACTGCTCAATACACACAGATTTGCTTTTGTCCCCAGGCCTTTGTGGGATGGTGGCCCACATGATGTTTACCACCATATTTCAGCTGGCTGTCGCTATAGGACCAGAAGACTGGAGGCCCAAGACCTGGGACTACAGCTGGTCTTATGTGTAAGCACTTTTTATGTCTTCTGAAAAATGTAGAGTCGTTTacaggaacacgccaacttattgggagtttagcttattcaccgtaacccccagagttagataagtccatacatacctttctcatctccgttgtagctctttccgacggctccaccggtagcttagcctagcacagatcctgaaggtaattggttccaactagcctactgctctgaataagtgacaaaataacgccaacatgttcctatttacaggttgtgatttgtatagtcacagtgtgtacaaataacaaggtaacatgagacacagccatcttctaaccgtatataaactgggaactatagtcTCAGAAAAGCgaagcatttctactctctgtccggtgcttctcAGGTGCAGCATATCAGTCCGCCCAAGTaccagaagtagcagtgcttcacctttctgagaatatagttcccagtttgtatacggttagaagatggctgtgtctcatgtgaccttgttatttgtacacactgtgactatacaaatcacaacatgtaaataggaacatgttggcgttattttgtcacttattcggagcagtaggctagttggaaccaattaccttcaggatctgtgctaggctaagctaccggtggagctgTTGGAAAGAGTTACAAcatgcacagagatgagaagggtatgtatggacttatctaactctgggggttacggtgaataagctaaagtcccaataagtcgccgtgttcctttaaagtttGAAATCATCATACcagtaaatatacagtatattgttgttgttgatttgattaagtttattttgaacaggTTAAAAATTTTAGTACAAGcaagaaaaccaacaaaaacaaaatactcgAAGACTAGATTTCCATGTtaaaaaaggagtaggaagaagttgaAGAAAACATTTCTGGTCCTACCCCCTTTTTCTACTTTCATACTTTagttatatacacacattttaattcTTCACTCATTTAtgtacaaatacacatacatgcatatatacctACTCACAGGCACATATACACAGTTAGTTTGCCTATTTGGTAAGAGTTATTTCTTTTGCAGCAGTATGACTTTAGTCTAACGCTGTTTCCAAACCTCTTCTCAGCTTAGCGTGGGGCTCTTTTGGCACCTGTATGGGCTCTGCAGTGACGGCGCTCAACAGGTACACAAAAACCATCGTAGAGTTTAAATACAAGCGGCGGAACATCGAGAAGAGCCTGATGATTAAGCAGAAGATGATGGAGCTGGACCTCCCTGAGCAGATGTGGGACATGTACCTGACCACTGTGCCCGCTGACGCCGAGGTACAGCTAGAACTGCCGGTCAACGGCCACAAACCATTGGCAGGAACGACATATGTGGTCGAAATGGACAATGAACCAGAACCACAAGGAGAGGCATACTGTTAAAAATAGGGTCACTATCAAATAGGGTCACTATCCCCGCCCCTGTGCCACACTGGAACCCATTTTTCAGGGCTGATTTCCTGGACATAGATTGACTCTTGTTCCTGGATTTCAATTTCTAAAACAGGGTAtataattgtttgttttgttgccacACATCCAATGTGTTTCCAGGAGGCCAGAGCCCAGATTCTTTTTCTGgaaataatgtaacatgttcGGCTTTGACACAACATGCATTTCATCCAATCTTTCCATGCAATATTATttgagggaggaagggaagagGGCTGCAATTGCAACGTCTTCACACTAATCTGTGTCAAGCTGCAGGATGTGCGAGCTGCTGCTACTGCAACACAGATCCTCATGTCTCATGTCGTTATATTTCAACTTCAGAGATCTTTTGCTGAATTGGCCTTTTTCTTACACTCAAGTTGCATGAAAGGTTTACTCATGTGTTGTTCTATGTGAC
It encodes:
- the LOC144530696 gene encoding germ cell-specific gene 1-like protein, with the protein product MRLEHGRRASLAITLNFVAFAFALSAVTTSYWCEGTRKVPKPFCTGPPLKVKQWFCIRFNSSNINDSRLVQYIFESGEEKFLLRKFHTGIFFSCEQAADMNGFDCRDFSEIAPEHERGVLWLCIVAESLYLTLLFTGGALMILEQCPCFSIMNKLKLSAFAALCTALSGLCGMVAHMMFTTIFQLAVAIGPEDWRPKTWDYSWSYVLAWGSFGTCMGSAVTALNRYTKTIVEFKYKRRNIEKSLMIKQKMMELDLPEQMWDMYLTTVPADAEVQLELPVNGHKPLAGTTYVVEMDNEPEPQGEAYC
- the rcvrna gene encoding recoverin a; its protein translation is MGNNKSSALSKELLQDLKSNTKYSESELCTWYQSFLKECPSGKISKQQFEGIYASFFPNADPTKYARHVFRSFDTNADGTLDFKEYIVALHLTSGGKTMQKLEWAFALYDVDGNGTISKNEMLEIVKSIFNMIPADDQKNLPEDENTPEKRAEKIWEFFGKKDDDKISEGEFIQGVMDNKDILRLIQYDEPQKIKDKLKERKN